The Rosa rugosa chromosome 3, drRosRugo1.1, whole genome shotgun sequence sequence CCAAAGACTATTGTGCGCTAAAGGACAATTTTCCAAGCTGCAGGTAGTTAGTTCTGGAAGAATGAGAAGCTTCTTAGAATGTAATAGTGCGAAAGACACTGTCATGGATCCAAATGAGCCAGGCATCAGAATTTGATGTGAAACGAGTGCTCTCTCTACCGCAACCATTCGTACCACGATGTCTACTTCACAGTCGACAAGCCAACCCCATCAAAATATATAAGTTCATGATTGATCTCCTTTTTAGTGCGGTCCAGAGTCATTTTACTTGTTTagcttttcttattttttttacaTGTGACATATACTTGGAACAACAAAACGTGTGTTATTTCCAATTTCAATACACTGTTTTTctgttatcttttttttttttttttgactttgtcaaggtaAACCCAAAATcctcctaggcccaagataaacccgcgcatgtgaaatgctccaaatGTGCATTGTAGCACAatgcctgaccactttgacagcttcggggttcgaacctaggttggggagcacacccaactaggcaagaaccactaggccacttgcagtggtttgtTTTTCTGTTATCTTGATATCTTGATACCATGGTCACCACTCAAAACCAGTATTGCTATATATGATTCCCAATTTTGTGCTTTGTTTTATGATATTTAtaggagaaattttaaatacacacccctaactacttaatacacatccatattattttatatttcaaattagattttacaGGTAgtttaaatgaccaaaacagacattTATATATTAGAATAAGAAAAAAgatagtcatattttccttatattggTCTATCATTGTGTATAAATGAATAGATAAACACatcaaatttctatacatggcctcccCATTtgatacaagaataaagttaggaaccatttaatttaatttttcttaaataaattgtaattaaatggggtgagaaaccatataatttagaatttcagAATCAATGGCATTAAGTGTTTTTCAAACAgatcgctttactcccattttctacttaatttttttttttttatgttataaAATTATGATTAGTCAACTTGTTTGTCCCCTCGAATGACAGCTTCGTAGTTCCACCActgtggagaaactactgatatactttttggttgaatgttcaactcaaaattttatacttgatcaataaggtgtttttttttttaatggaaaGACGACAAACTTTATTAATACGAACTAATTGTTACAAAGGATCTCATCAAGTGCAGGAGGGACAATCCCACTCCAAGACACTTGCAACCCTGAAACAAGAGCACTACTAGCTAGCTTGTGAGCAATCTTATTAGATTCTCTATAGACATGGCAGAAGAAAGAACCAGCCATAGAAGTCAATGCCAAAGAAATGTCATCTACAATCCTCCCAATCTCAGAAGTATCCTCTCCAGCTGCCTGGACAGCCTGAACCAACCGTAGACAATCAGACTCCACAATGATGGGAGTTAGATGAAATTGTAAGGCAATCTTACATGCCAAACGACCAGCCAACGCCTCCACCATATATGGAGAAGTCACATCATCACACCTGCAACAAGCCCCAGCCACTATATCACCCATAGAGTCCCTAACAACTACTCCAAGACCTCCATGACGTAAATGCATATTATACGCCCCATCAACATTAGCTTTTAGCCAACCAACAGGAGGAGGACACCAAGGTTTAACCTGCCTTCCCAGTGTAAGCTTATTTTCCACATTAACTGCCTTGAACGTATTGAACAAAGACATCACTTGGAAATGAACCTGTGCAACAGAATGGAATATACCAGACCTAACCCTTTGGTTTCTCTCTTTCCAAACTCCCCAGATAAGCATCAACAATAGATCAAAATCCTCATTCGACAAGCGAGAGAGACAGAAGCTTAACCAATCAAGCATAGAACTCATTGGTGTAGCCAAAACAGACTGCATGGAAGGGAACAGATTGAGCAGATTTTTCACAAAGGCACACACCCTGCTAATATGAACAATAGACTCCTCTACATCATTACAGAAATAACACCCATCTTGAAGGAAAACCCTGCGATCTCTAGGCTGAGAAATAGTAGGTAAAATTGAAGTGCAAGCTCGCCAAACATGAACCTTGATTTTACCTGGAATCTTTGCTGCCCAAATAGATTTCCAAATGGGAACTGAGACCTCAGAACTAGAACTAGTCGTTGTGTTGGGATGTAAAGCACCAACTGCCAATTTATATGCACTTTTAGTTGTAAACTTCCCTTTCAGATCAAAGTGCCAAACAAGTCTATCTGGCACATGATTAGAGCTAAGGGGAATAGAAGAAATAAGAGAGGCATCAACCGCATCAAAATTAGCTGCAATCACCTCTTTATCCCATTGTCCATTACGTAACAGTTCACTGACTAACACCAAAGAAGAGGTACCGTACCTGATAGGTCGAAACAAAACCGACCTTGGGAGCCATGCATACTCCCAAATTCTGATCCTCGACCCGTCACCAACCTGCCACCTCACCCCATTCTGAAGAGTAGATCGTGCAGTATAAATACCGTGCCAGCAAGCAGAAGGACAACGAGCTACAGGAGCAGATAAGAGGTCATCATTAGAAAAATAACGAGCTTTAAATAATCTTCCAACCAAAGAGTTGGGGTTACGCAGAATTCGCCATCCTTGCTTGGCCAATAGCGCCAAGTTATGGGCGTACAGATCACGAAACCCCATCCCTCCTTCCTCCTTAGGCCGACTTAGACGTTCCCAAGATAGCCAATGGATCTTCCTATTATCATCTTTGCTCCCCCACCAAAAACGAGCGCACATCTGATGTAGAGAATCACAGAACTCTTTCGGCAATAGGAAACAACTCATAGCATAAGATGGGAGAGCCTGAGCTACCACCCTTATCAACAAATCCTTGCCAGAGCTACTTAAAACTTTACCTTGCCAACCTGCTAGTTTCTTGCTCAATCTTTCTTTGATATAAGAAAAAGGAGCAGTTTTGTTGCGACCCATGTAAGTAGGTAGACCCAAATACTTTTCATGCTTAGCCTCAATAGAAACTCCTAAATAACCAGCCATAGCCTGTTTATCAACCTCTGGTACTCTCTTACTGAATACAATATTGCTTTTTGAGAAATTTATCTGTTGTCCAGAGGCCAACTCATAATCTTTCAACACCTCCTTAATATGAAAACATTCTGCATAAGTAGCCTTGCCAAATAATAAGCTGTCATCAGCAAATAATAAATGATGAATAACAGGTGCATCCTCACAGACACTAATCCCTTTCAACTCCCCATTCAAAACTTTCCGCTCCAGTAAAGCAGAGAACACTTCAGCACACAATAAAAAGAGATACGGAGATAGAGGGTCCCCTTGACGAAGTCCCCTGGTAGGAGTGAGATATCCTCTAGGTTGCCCGTTCAACAAGAAAGCGTATCTGACGGTAGTGACACATTGCATGATCAATGCAACCCAAGAAACATCAAAACCCAACCGAAGCAAAACAGACTCCAGAAAGCACCATTCCATACGGTCATAGGCCTTACTCATGTCCAATTTCAGAGAAAAAACACCATCTGAGCTAGAGTAACAGTTGTGAATAAAATGTGACACCTCATTGGCGACCAAGATATTATCAGTGATCAACCGTCCCGGAATAAAAGCACTCTGAAAAGGGCTAATAATCTGGGATAAAAACTTTTTCAACCTATTAGCAATAGCTTTAGAACAAATTTTATACACAAAATTACACAAGGCAATTGGTCGAAGATCAGAAACAGACTGAGGATCTTTAACCTTGGGAATCAAGCAGATGTGAGTAAAATTAACCTCACCGAGAATTTGACCAGAATGAAGAAAGTTCTGCACCGCAACCACTACATCACTCCCAACTACATCCCAATACTTTTGAAAAAATAGGGGAGGCATTCCATCAGGACCGGGGGCTTTAGTTGGGTACATCTGGAATAAGGCATCCTTAATCTCCACTGCTGTGTACGGTGCACAAAGTTCAGCATTCATGCTAGCCGTGACCCTAGGCTGCAAGAGCTCAATGACAGATTTCATGTGGCCATAATCCACCACACCTGCAGTGAACATCTTGGAAAAATAATGGAGCACCACCGACTCTATCCCTTCTGTCGACTCTTGCCAACTACCGTTATGATCAAACAAACCCTGCAAACGATTCTTTGCTCTTCTATTTGAAGCTTTCCTATGGAAGTACTTCGTATTTCTGTCTCCCTCCGCTAGCCAAGTCACTTTAGAACGTTGACGCCAATAAGAATTTTCTTCTTCCAACAACGCATCCAGCTTGGAATTCAGCTGAACATTCTCTTGTTGGTTTGACTCAGTCAATGGTTGATCAAGCAAAATCTGCAGTTGCTCCCTCAGCATCCCAATCTCACGCCTACGAGCTCCAAAAACTCTTCTCTGCCAATCATTCAAGGTAAACCGGGTATGTGTAATTCTCTTGCACACCTGAAATATGGGAAAACCTCCAGGGATGGGTCTGTCCCAACCCTCCTGCACCATCTCCAAACACTCTGGCCGGGTCGTCCAGCAGCTCTCAAAGCGAAAGCGATAGCTCTGCCTTACAACTCGATGCAAAGGTACCTGGAAAACACCTAAGACAATCGGGATATGATCACCATGGATTGGTGCCAGATGAAGAACTCGCGCCGCCACAAAGATGTCGGACCACGTAGCCGTAGCCACAGCGCGGTCCAGCCTACTCCTCATTCCCGGGCCCTTCCAAGTGAAAGGAGAACTAGTAAACCCTAAGTCAATGAGATCACACTCTGCCAAAACATCTCAGAACGGTTGCATCTGACTTTCGCACCGGACCACACCTCCTTCCTTCTCTGCTGCATGAAGTAGCTCATTCATATCGCCGATCACAACCCACGACAGAGAAGACTCAGCAGCCAGGGACCGCAACAGATCCCACGTAAGATGACGAGAAGCCGTCACTGGATGCCCATACAGACCAGTCAGCCTCCAAGCCAAACCCGAACCATCAGTTGCCCTGATCTCCACATCAATATGATGCGCAGACTTAGAGCGGAAGTGAACATCAACCTCATCCCTCCAGAGCAGGGCAATACCTCCAGATTGACCCGCGCTCCAAACCGCCTCACAATTCAAGAACCCTAGCTGCAGACGCAGATTGTTCATATACTCCCAATCGTTAACTTTTGTCtcaaagagaaaaataatagaGGGGCGCTGCTGGTGAATAAGGACCTTCAacgcctccaccgccgccggaTTGTTTAACCCCCGACAATTCCAAGCCAAAACTTCCATGGTTAGGGTTTTGGATGCTACGTTCGTCAGAGAGAGAACGTCGATTTGTCTGTGCAGACACACCGCTACAGCAGCTGCCCAGAAAAATAACCTTTGAtaaatagaactttttttttttttatcaataggGTGTTTGGTAGATGAGAACTCAAATGATACAGAACCTATTTCTAGGCATCTatttgaagggaacaataaATCTTTATATATTTTCAAATAACTAatacaagtaatcaatatggaCATTTAAAAAACGACAATATACTAATATATACTAATCGTATTAAATAGTAgtcttaatatagtcaaataatagcatatttcatggtttttaagATTAAgaatattttaggtactttgagttgtgtatttagtaaaatattagaatggaAAATTAAATAGTagggagtgtgtattaagtagttaggggtgtgtatttaaaacttctctatTTATAGTAAGCAAGTGTAAAAATTAtctttaatgaaaagaaaaggaaaaaacgaTGTTGTTATATTTGGAGCCACACCGTCATGTTTTTATTACAAGTTTGCATCCATATACCAAATATATGttataatttcttcttctttttttgaaaaaagaaaaaagaaaaaaaaaaggaagatgtTATAATTCAAGCTTTTCACTCTTTTCATTTGATGAAATAATAAGTTCAATgacaaaatttttaaaatttatcaTTTTCGGATATAGGTATGAAATATCAAAGTCCGATAATAATGATAGCGAAAAGAGTAAAGCCTAACTCTTCTAGCAATAGTCGATTCACTAATGATTGATGTTGAATGACAGAGATATAGTTTTCCCTATATTAACTTGGACGGAGAACATCTTTTTCGTCTTGATTTGCTGAGCAGCTGAGGTTGAAGCTTCCCCGTTGATTTGGGTACTTAGAAACGAGGATGTCCCTATATAAAAATGTTAGACTATTTTCGAGGGTCAACGATTTCCACAAATGTTCGTAGCCTTTTCTGGCAAGCTTTTTGTGGCCCAGCTTTTGTTTGGTGCTTATCCGTCGTCCGTAGAGAGTAGAGACCGTGTTTTTATATATTGGAAAAAGTTGCTAGCTGCTAAGTAAAAGGGACCCATAATATGTCATATATACTACTACAGTACTACTGTTAATAACCGACCAAATTTATCAATAACTTCATTAACTTTAATATGGCCCGAATCGATTAGTTATTAATCTAATGGTTTTCTTACAATTTCATTAAAATCTAAACGAGATAGAGCGTGTTATACAAAACTTGGGAACTTACAAAATTCATCCGCTCTTGGTTCTACCTTCTATAAGCGGAATATGTTATATGTGAATGATAATcaatggaaattattctatgcaccgacggtgcaagtgacccaacccttataaaataatctcaacccttgatatttattatcaactttatttttaataaacaaaaagtgtatttaatgcaatctaaccattcatttatgttggtgcaagtgcacggcagtgctctgaataatctctcgaTAATCAATTATTGGTTTAttcattattcaaaaaaaaaaaaattgcaaaagaCATTATTCGGCATATGCTCTATTTCATTCCTTGTGTCCAGTATTTTACCTTTATTATATCTACATgctgaaactttttttttttttccggataATCTAGAAACTATTCATTATGTAagctattaaacatcattgatCTCGATTTTCAACTCAATTAGAAATCATTGTGTTAAACAAAAAGCATTTCTGATAAAACAACTTTCAATAAAAATGGGGTCTCAACTCCTTCTAAACCCTAGCCGTCTCGACTTTGGGCCCTATCAATAGAGAGCAACAACAGTCTTCTACAAAATTGCTCTCTCAGTCACTCGATGTGTCATTGCAACCATCCAAGGTTGGTTTGGCATGGCCAATATCCAACTCTCTTCGACATCTGGCCTCGTGGTTGTCAAATCTCGTTGCTTTGAAGACACTCGTGTTGGGAGCGAGTTTCCGGTGAATGAGGGGTTCGCTAGGTTAGAATGGAGGCTCCGGCCATGTAGAGGCAGACTAAAGGCCTAAGATGATCGGAGGTGTTTTGGCCGATCTTTGATGGGTGATGCATCAATTGGAATCGATCACGACCTCTGAGGTGTGCAAACAATGAAGCAGTTTGATGGATCTAAGAATGGCGGAGAGAAGTGCGACTCTAGTTAGTCTATGGATAGACGCTGAGTGCGGGGGAGCTGTGCTTTTAGCGATGGTTTGGTGCCTTGTTCTAGGTGCGAGTTTCCGATCAGCAGTGAAGGCAGAGGCATGTGGCTCGGGGTTCAGTTCTATGGTGGCGGTGTCAAGAGACTCCGTGCTCCTTCTAGATCGTGTGGTGAAGGAGCGGGTCATAGCGGTGAACGTCGGTGATGCAAGAGGGAGGGTGCACCCTTTTCTGGTAAGGTGCCCAAATCACTTTGCTGGCCCAAGTGTTGAGGGCCCAAAACAATTTGGGTGTTTTCTTGTATTTGGGGCCGTTTGTGCACCAAATGGAGGGACTCTGGTTTTctagggtttcgtatttgggatctaGGAGGATTGACTCAACTAATCACACTTATGTTCtttataggattaaattcagtttaccccccctgGGGTTTGGGGGTattttcatgttagtccatgtcCTCTCAATTTCATCAGTTTACTCCCTGAGATTTACAATTCCAATCACCCGTGTCCAATTCCTCtggctccgtccaaattggacgttaaatcaGACCAAGGAGGGCTAAATCGGTCATTTCAGCACGATTGgctcta is a genomic window containing:
- the LOC133737191 gene encoding uncharacterized protein LOC133737191; protein product: MRSRLDRAVATATWSDIFVAARVLHLAPIHGDHIPIVLGVFQVPLHRVVRQSYRFRFESCWTTRPECLEMVQEGWDRPIPGGFPIFQVCKRITHTRFTLNDWQRRVFGARRREIGMLREQLQILLDQPLTESNQQENVQLNSKLDALLEEENSYWRQRSKVTWLAEGDRNTKYFHRKASNRRAKNRLQGLFDHNGSWQESTEGIESVVLHYFSKMFTAGVVDYGHMKSVIELLQPRVTASMNAELCAPYTAVEIKDALFQMYPTKAPGPDGMPPLFFQKYWDVVGSDVVVAVQNFLHSGQILGEVNFTHICLIPKVKDPQSVSDLRPIALCNFVYKICSKAIANRLKKFLSQIISPFQSAFIPGRLITDNILVANEVSHFIHNCYSSSDGVFSLKLDMSKAYDRMEWCFLESVLLRLGFDVSWVALIMQCVTTVRYAFLLNGQPRGYLTPTRGLRQGDPLSPYLFLLCAEVFSALLERKVLNGELKGISVCEDAPVIHHLLFADDSLLFGKATYAECFHIKEVLKDYELASGQQINFSKSNIVFSKRVPEVDKQAMAGYLGVSIEAKHEKYLGLPTYMGRNKTAPFSYIKERLSKKLAGWQGKVLSSSGKDLLIRVVAQALPSYAMSCFLLPKEFCDSLHQMCARFWWGSKDDNRKIHWLSWERLSRPKEEGGMGFRDLYAHNLALLAKQGWRILRNPNSLVGRLFKARYFSNDDLLSAPVARCPSACWHGIYTARSTLQNGVRWQVGDGSRIRIWEYAWLPRSVLFRPIRYGTSSLVLVSELLRNGQWDKEVIAANFDAVDASLISSIPLSSNHVPDRLVWHFDLKGKFTTKSAYKLAVGALHPNTTTSSSSEVSVPIWKSIWAAKIPGKIKVHVWRACTSILPTISQPRDRRVFLQDGCYFCNDVEESIVHISRVCAFVKNLLNLFPSMQSVLATPMSSMLDWLSFCLSRLSNEDFDLLLMLIWGVWKERNQRVRSGIFHSVAQVHFQVMSLFNTFKAVNVENKLTLGRQVKPWCPPPVGWLKANVDGAYNMHLRHGGLGVVVRDSMGDIVAGACCRCDDVTSPYMVEALAGRLACKIALQFHLTPIIVESDCLRLVQAVQAAGEDTSEIGRIVDDISLALTSMAGSFFCHVYRESNKIAHKLASSALVSGLQVSWSGIVPPALDEILCNN